Proteins from a genomic interval of Lolium perenne isolate Kyuss_39 chromosome 1, Kyuss_2.0, whole genome shotgun sequence:
- the LOC127310235 gene encoding beta-amylase 3, chloroplastic, which yields MALTLRSSTSFLSPLDPASKLLHKPEDAPPSCVAMPQPPPASARLRALRAALQSPPAPMEAPAQTELLHGQVQQSHPGGGEPRRGGVPVYVMLPLDTVGPGGQVLRARALAASLVALRSAGVEGVMVDVWWGVVERDGPGRYDWEGYAELVRMVERAGLRLQMVMSFHQCGGNVGDSCNIPLPSWVLEEVSANPDIVYTDRSGRRNPEYISLGCDTLPVLRGRTPIQVYSDYMRSFRDRFSGYLGTVIAEVQVGLGPCGELRYPSYPEADGTWRFPGIGEFQCYDKYMRASLRAAAVAAGHENWGTGGPHDAGEYKQFPEETGFFRREGTWSTEYGHFFLKWYSGMLLEHGDRVLAAAEAIFRGTGTTLSAKVAGIHWHYRTRSHAAELTAGYYNTRRHDGYLPIARMLARHGAVLNFTCMEMKDEQQPGHAGCSPELLVQQVRAAARTARVELAGENALERYDEQAFEQVASTAASAGLSAFTYLRMNRNLFDGDNWRRFVAFVKTMADGGERTALPRCDTGHSDLYVGFLDAAKERRAPEAEAAAAL from the exons ATGGCGCTCACGCTGCGGTCCTCGACGTCCTTCCTCTCGCCGCTCGACCCGGCCTCCAAGCTCCTCCACAAGCCCGAGGACGCGCCGCCCTCCTGCGTCGCCATgccgcagccgccgcccgccagcgCCAGGCTGCGCGCGCTCAGGGCTGCGTTGCAATCCCCGCCGGCGCCGATGGAGGCCCCGGCTCAAACCGAGCTCCTCCACGGCCAGGTGCAGCAGTCCCACCCCGGCGGCGGCGAGCCGCGCCGCGGCGGGGTGCCGGTGTACGTCATGCTGCCGCTCGACACGGTCGGGCCCGGCGGGCAGGTGCTGCGGGCCCGCGCGCTGGCGGCCAGTCTCGTGGCGCTGCGGAGCGCCGGCGTGGAGGGCGTCATGGTGGACGTGTGGTGGGGCGTGGTGGAGCGGGACGGGCCAGGACGGTATGACTGGGAGGGGTATGCAGAGCTGGTGCGCATGGTGGAGCGCGCGGGGCTCAGGCTCCAGATGGTCATGTCCTTCCACCAGTGCGGCGGCAACGTCGGCGACTCCTGCAA TATCCCGCTGCCATCATGGGTGCTGGAGGAGGTGAGCGCGAACCCGGACATCGTGTACACGGACAGGTCCGGGCGGCGCAACCCGGAGTACATCTCCCTGGGCTGCGACACGCTGCCGGTGCTCCGGGGGAGGACCCCCATCCAGGTCTACTCCGACTACATGCGCAGCTTCCGCGACCGGTTCAGCGGCTACCTGGGCACCGTCATCGCCGAGGTGCAGGTCGGCCTGGGCCCCTGCGGCGAGCTGCGGTACCCGTCCTACCCGGAGGCCGACGGCACGTGGCGCTTCCCGGGCATCGGCGAGTTCCAGTGCTACGACAAGTACATGCGCGCGTCGctgcgggcggcggcggtggcggcggggcacgAGAACTGGGGCACCGGCGGGCCGCACGACGCCGGGGAGTACAAGCAGTTTCCCGAGGAGACGGGGTTCTTCCGGCGGGAGGGGACCTGGAGCACCGAGTACGGCCACTTCTTTTTGAAGTGGTACTCGGGGATGCTCCTGGAGCACGGCGACCGCGTGCTGGCCGCCGCCGAGGCCATCTTCCGCGGCACCGGCACCACGCTCTCCGCCAAGGTCGCCGGCATCCACTGGCACTACCGCACACGCTCCCACGCCGCCGAGCTCACCGCGGGGTACTACAATACGCGGCGCCACGACGGGTACCTGCCCATCGCGCGGATGCTCGCCAGGCACGGCGCCGTGCTCAACTTCACCTGCATGGAAATGAAGGACGAGCAGCAGCCGGGGCACGCCGGGTGCTCGCCGGAGCTCCTGGTGCAGCAGGTCAGGGCCGCGGCAAGGACGGCGCGCGTGGAGCTCGCCGGCGAGAACGCGCTGGAGCGGTACGACGAGCAGGCCTTCGAGCAGGTGGCGTCCACCGCCGCGTCCGCGGGGCTCAGCGCGTTCACCTACCTGCGCATGAACAGGAACCTGTTCGACGGCGACAACTGGCGCCGGTTCGTCGCGTTCGTGAAGACCATGGCCGACGGCGGCGAGAGGACGGCGCTGCCGAGGTGTGATACTGGGCACTCGGACCTGTACGTCGGGTTCCTCGACGCCGCCAAGGAGCGGAGGGCGCCGGAGGCCGAGGCCGCCGCGGCATTGTAG